Proteins from one Deltaproteobacteria bacterium genomic window:
- the ftsY gene encoding signal recognition particle-docking protein FtsY yields the protein MKNIFNRLKQGLAKTHNSFTDKLKGIFLNTASRQEFSDALEEILVSSDVGVNTSLKILEKLKDKPKTTDIEEFKCYLKEVVLDIFKGSRMCSNAVVKAFEHKPFVIMMVGINGVGKTTTIGKLAKRFKKDGKKVMLAAGDTFRAAAVEQLDVWAKRVGCEIIKHVHGSDPAAVAFDAMKASNARGVDVLILDTEGRLHTKTNLMEELKKIKRVINREMPSAHHEILLVLDASTGQNALSQARLFNETIGVTGIVLTKLDGTAKGGIVVAIADELKIPIRYIGVGEDAEDLQEFSAEGFVEALI from the coding sequence ATGAAAAATATATTTAATAGACTTAAACAAGGACTGGCAAAGACCCATAATAGTTTTACTGATAAACTCAAAGGGATATTTTTAAATACCGCATCAAGGCAGGAATTTTCAGATGCACTGGAAGAGATCCTTGTAAGTTCTGATGTAGGGGTGAACACCTCTTTAAAAATCCTTGAAAAATTGAAAGATAAACCTAAAACAACGGATATTGAAGAGTTTAAATGTTATCTAAAAGAGGTAGTGTTAGATATTTTTAAAGGGTCTCGGATGTGTAGTAATGCTGTAGTCAAGGCATTTGAACACAAACCTTTTGTAATTATGATGGTGGGTATAAACGGTGTTGGCAAGACAACAACTATCGGAAAACTTGCTAAAAGGTTCAAGAAGGACGGCAAAAAGGTTATGCTTGCAGCAGGTGATACATTCAGGGCAGCAGCTGTAGAGCAGTTAGATGTATGGGCAAAAAGGGTGGGGTGTGAGATAATAAAACATGTTCACGGCAGCGACCCTGCTGCAGTTGCATTTGATGCAATGAAGGCCAGTAATGCAAGGGGTGTGGATGTTTTAATACTTGATACTGAAGGAAGACTCCATACAAAGACAAATCTGATGGAAGAGTTAAAAAAGATAAAGAGGGTTATAAATAGAGAAATGCCTTCTGCACACCATGAAATCCTTCTTGTTTTGGACGCATCTACAGGGCAGAATGCACTGAGTCAGGCAAGGCTCTTTAATGAGACAATTGGCGTAACCGGCATTGTGCTTACAAAACTTGACGGCACTGCAAAAGGGGGTATTGTTGTTGCTATTGCAGATGAACTAAAGATACCAATCCGCTATATAGGTGTTGGTGAAGATGCAGAAGACCTTCAGGAGTTCAGCGCAGAAGGGTTTGTGGAGGCATTGATATGA